From a single Bombus huntii isolate Logan2020A unplaced genomic scaffold, iyBomHunt1.1 ctg00000069.1, whole genome shotgun sequence genomic region:
- the LOC126876304 gene encoding uncharacterized protein LOC126876304 yields the protein MGDLPEARITESRPFRNVGIDYCGPFYIKERRDRNRRKIKTYAAIFVCLATKAVHIELVSDLTTDAFLAALRRFISRRGYCATILTDNGTNFVGANRELQELRTLLQSDDHQDRVQNFLADRQIQWRFNPPNSPHFGGLWEAAVKSFKRHLIRVVGTELLTFEHLNTLVIEIEAILNSRPLTPISSDPKDPPVLTPGHFLIGDTLTSLRERDFRTVPSGRLSSWQRIHQIKQHFWSRWYREYLNELTRRSKWDKGKHNIHEGTVVILREDNVPSMQWPLGRVIKVHPGADGIIRTATVQTATSILDRGVKRLVPLPIHPDPDEAERPHGAKEVTNDTPDSTARI from the coding sequence ATGGGTGATTTGCCAGAGGCGCGTATTACCGAATCGCGGCCGTTCAGGAACGTCGGAATCGACTACTGCGGCCCATTCTACATCAAGGAGAGGAGGGACCGCAACCGACGTAAAATCAAGACGTACGCCGCCATATTCGTTTGTCTGGCGACAAAGGCGGTCCACATAGAGTTAGTCAGCGACCTAACCACCGACGCCTTCTTGGCCGCGCTACGCCGTTTCATCTCGCGGCGAGGATACTGCGCAACGATCCTCACCGACAACGGCACCAATTTCGTCGGGGCTAATCGGGAGCTGCAAGAACTCCGGACCCTATTGCAGTCCGACGACCACCAGGATAGGGTACAGAATTTTCTCGCCGACCGACAAATACAATGGCGTTTTAATCCTCCGAACTCACCACATTTTGGCGGCTTATGGGAAGCCGCAGTTAAATCGTTCAAACGCCATCTCATCCGCGTGGTCGGCACGGAGCTCCTGACCTTTGAACACCTCAACACCCTTGTGATCGAAATTGAGGCCATTCTCAATTCACGCCCACTGACTCCCATCTCATCCGATCCGAAAGATCCCCCTGTCCTCACTCCCGGTCATTTTCTAATCGGTGATACCCTAACCAGTTTACGGGAGCGTGATTTCAGGACAGTTCCATCAGGACGGCTATCCAGTTGGCAGCGCATTCACCAGATTAAGCAGCACTTCTGGAGCCGATGGTATCGAGAATACCTAAACGAGTTAACCCGCCGCAGCAAATGGGACAAGGGCAAACACAACATTCATGAAGGCACCGTAGTAATCCTCAGGGAGGACAACGTGCCCTCTATGCAGTGGCCTTTGGGCCGCGTAATCAAGGTCCATCCAGGAGCCGACGGAATCATCCGGACCGCTACCGTGCAGACGGCAACAAGCATCCTGGACCGCGGCGTCAAAAGACTGGTCCCCTTACCCATCCACCCAGATCCAGACGAGGCCGAACGCCCACACGGAGCGAAGGAGGTCACCAACGACACACCAGACTCCACAGCCAGAATTTGA